gcatgtgcaaaggctagGAGACAAGTGGAGCCAGGACACTTTACCTGGACTGTAAGTACTAAAGTCTAGCCAGAGAGACAGTGGCAGTAGGAAAAGGGGACGTGGGTGGTAAGGTGTGGCTGTTTACACAAGGCCTTGTAGGACACTGAGAGGAATgttttgggaaaactgaggtGTAGGTGGAAAACCAGCCTCTCATTTAAAATGCTCCCAAGATGATTCATTAAGCAGCATAAATATGACTGAATCAATAAACGTGCTAATTGAATGAAATGAGGGACAGAGTCTTTCTTAATTTCAATTAAGCTTCCACTCTTAGCACCAGTAAGCTTCCAGTCCATAAAGCATTTGGGGCGCCAACTGTGCGCTTCGCCCCCGAAGAAAGGTGGTCCGTTTTGTGAGACTTGCTCTGTTGCCGGTCagtaaagggaaaaggaaaacaagtCCCTTCTGGGTCTCTGCCCTCAGTTTACTCATAACTGAAAGTGGGTTCAGACCCTATCATGCCGAGGCCGCCTCCCCGCTTCGAGGACGAGCTATAATGGGCGCCTAGGTCCCGCAGACCCCCGACGGGCTCCCGGTACCGAGGAAGCCTGCACTCGGCGCAGGTCTCCGTCAAACCAAAGCTCCCACCAAAGTTCAACACGCCCCCGAAGCTAACATCTGATTGGCCTGCCCTGCCCACACCGCGAGCCGGTCTCACCTTCTGATTGGCTATTCTGCTCTCTGTTGTGTGCTAAACCCCTCCTCTTCTCTGATTGGCCAGACGTCTACCTGCGCTCACCCCAGATTGGGCACCGGCTTGGCCGGCTCGCAGGCTCCTAGGGGCCCTGCTTTCCAATCCGACGCACGGGCCAGCCCCACAGCCTGCACGCTGAATGGCTGCGTCGCTACCTGTATCGGCCTCCGATTGGGTGCGTGGCGTCTCCCTGGCGTGATAGGTCAGGGCCACCGCCCCCCTGGTTCCTCATTGGCTGCTCGGCGAAGCCCGGTCTCCGGGTAAGATGGCAGCGGACGGACAGTGCTCGCTCCCCGCTTCATGGCGGCCGGTGACCCTCACCCACGTCGAATATCCTGCAGGTAAAAGGTGACCCCAGCCCCGAGGACGCCTTCCTGGGGCCAGCCCGTCAGCCCCGGGCCCTCCGGCCGGCGCAAGCCCGCGGAGGGGGCGCCGCGGGACCGGGGTGGGAACTGTCAAACAGTGAGCCATGGAGGGGTTCGGCCGGCGCGCGCGCCGCGCAGGCGCAGTGGTGCGGCGATGAGCTGGGCGAAATCGTTGAGCGGTTCGCTCGCGTACTCTGCGGCTGCGCGACCCGGGAGCTCCGCCGGGTCCAGGGGCTCGGGTGGGTTGTAATGGGGTGAGGGTCTGTGTGAAGCGGGAAAGGATCAGTAGCCTGGACCTGAGCCTTTCTTGCTGGCCTTTCTGAAGCCAGAGAGGCCAGACTCTATCCCAGGCATGTAGGGAGTGCCTGTTTCCTTCGAACAGTGCTTCTGGGCTGTCTGTGAGAAAGAGATCCCCATTGCTAGGAGTGTGCAAATCGAGGCCAGGCAGCCCCCGGGATGTTGACTTCTGGAGCTTCCCATCAGACACATTCGTAGAAGCGCAGGGTTTTCCATCTGGGAGTTCCTGTAGTGACCTTTCTGGAAGCGGTCTAGTAGAGTGGTGCagagcttgggccttggggtcagaGTTCAGGCTGAGGCCTTGTgcaagtgacttcacctctctgtgcctctctaaAGTGGAACTAATCACAGTGCCTCCCTTCTAGTGGTGGTGTGAGAATCGAAAACAGGAGGTGTGAGAAATGCTGagtgcagtgcctggcatacagtaagcattcaataaataactGCAGTTAACAAGATCCCACCTTCCCAGGACCCTCTCAAGCTCACCCTGCCATCTCTGGGTAAGATGGTTGGGTGTTGGGTGAGGCTGGGGGCCCCCTCATTGAGCTCTGGTTGCTCCTGGAAGGGTCTGCTCATGCTGCTCTTATAGGCAGAGATGTGAGAACCTGGCTCTACTGAGGGCCCCAGGGTTGGATGCCAGGTAACTTTGACCCTAGGTGTTGTGGGTTATACTGGGGATGGGGTGGTCTtaccgtctgcctgcctgcctgcccacccaccATTCATCCGTCTTTCAGCTGATATCCACTGAGCGCCTCTTGAATGCTAGGCCCTGGGCTTACTCTGTATTTAGAATGGTGAACAGGCCGATAATCTCCCGGGACTCCCGGACTGTGAAAAACCTCGACTTTATAGGAGAGGAACCAAGgcctgggtgggggaagggacttGCCTAAGGCCTCAGCACCTTCATGATTTCCCCTCCCTGGCCTGGGAGTAGCTTCTCGGGTTCTCATAACGAGGAGAAGGAACCTGGCAGATGTGAGCAGCATGACTCAGGCTGTGATGAGGAACACTTTGCAGGGACTGTGGGTACCTGGAGGAGAGACCTGGCTCAGCCTGGAGGCCTCCCTTGAGGTCTAGTCGTCCGCTAACTCTTCTGTGAATCCCTGCACATTTCCTTTGCACGCTTCATCACACTGACCCTTGCTTCCTTCATCCATTCTCCAATCATTTAACATAATTTTGGAGCCCagttaagtgccaggcactgtgctggactTGAGGGATTGAATGGAGTGTAGAGATCCTATCCCTGCACTCATGGAGCCTCCCATGGAAAGGGCGAGACAGACACTGGCCACTGGCTGGATATCTGCATTTACGAGTGGTGTCAAGAATGGTGCCCCGGTTATAGATTCTGAGAGCTGGGCAATGGCAggaatgtgtctttttttttttttcccgctgTGATGGGTACTTAATTTATGTTGCGTTAACCTAGACAGCATCCCGGGTGGGGGAAACAGTGTGTGCAAAGGTCCAGAAGTAGGACAGAGTACAGTGCTTTCAGCGAACTAGACTTTGTTCCCTGGAACTggagcagagggtgggagggaagcagGGCCAGGACTGCAGGGCCTGATGAGCAGGGCTGAGGTGGGACTTATCCAGAGGGGCTTCGATCAGAGAAATGGTGAAGCTAGAGTGGCCAACAGTatctgcaggaagtcccaagggtAGTGCCTTGCAGTGGGATAGGCCGTGGAAATGGCCAAAGGTTTAGGGGTACCAGCTACTTTCTGTCCTCATGACCCAGTGCTCTGGGCATCAGCTGGGCAGCTGAGAGACCCAGAATCTCTGGGTTGGAAGGAGCTATTGTCTGGATGAGGAGACAGAGACCCAGAAAAGGGAAGGGCCTCACCCAGTGTCATCCAGCGGGCTTATGGCTGCACCCACACTTGGACCTGTGTTGCTGGCCTGCTCTCCCAGGCCAGTTCAGTCAGCCCTACCCTGGGTAGGTGTGAGTGAGGCCAGGTGTGTGCCCATTTCTTCAGCCTGGAACCTGGGCACAGTCCTGTGTGGGCACCTTCCTGCTGCCAGGCTCATGGTGGCACCATTTCCCACGCTGGGTTCTCCCAACGTGGTAGTATCTTGGGTGTCAGGGACTGAGCTGGGTGTGTCACAGGCCTGGTCACATCAAAGCTCCCACAACTATAGGAGGTGGGTAGTAAGATTTCCGTTTCATGGGTGAGAGAGCTGAGTCTCAGGGAGGTGAAGTCCTTGCCTGAGGTCATGTAGCCAGCAAGTGCTGGCACAGGAACTGAACCATGCCCTCTGACCCCACAGTGGCCACGTAGCTGCCCTGTCTCAGATGACGAGGGTGGCCTTTGGATTCTGCCCTTGAGCAAGGGGGTAAGTGGCTCTCGTCTGTTGGCTTCAGGGTCCTCACCTCTCAAAGGGGCTGGTGGTCCTCACACTGTCTCCCTCCCTTGGCCTGTTGGTGGATAAAAAGCAGATATTCAATAGGTAGCTAATTTTTTGCCAGTAGGGGGATGGTGAGAAGCTGTTACTGCAACAAGTGGCCATAGTGGGCAATGCAACCTTCTCTTTGCCCCTGGCCTTGGTCCCTGTCAGGGTTTGCAGTGTAGGTCCATGTTTGTATGATGTCCAGAGAATACCAGGTTCCACTGGAGCCCTAGGGCTTAGCTGGGGCAGCCTCAGCACAGCACTGCGTTCCGGAGACACCTGTGTCCCGCTGAGCTGTCTCCTGGTACAGACCAAGGATGGTTTAGATTTCTGCTTAGTGGAGTGATGGGTATAGTACCTGTACCAGGCCAGAGACCTGGATTTTAATCAGATCCCACCTCattctggctgtgtgactttggacaagtcatgcAACCCCTGTGTgactcagtctcttcatctataGAATGGGGACAGTCAAGGCACCTGCTTTAACCTCACGATCTGTGAACTTGAGGGCTCAGTAAACAGACCCAGGCACGCTGTGCCCATACCTGAGGTGGAGTGGTCAGCTGGTGCACTGAGGCGTCCACAGCTGCCTGGCCCTGCACTCTGGGCCCAGCTGGGACAGCCTCTCTGATTGCCTTGCTGGGGGCCATGCCCTCTTCGATGGCCATGCTCTGTCTTCATCCTGTGCTCCTTATCTTGCCCAGGTGATCTCTCTGGCCACCTCCTTGCCTACCTGAGCCTCAGTCCCATATTTATCATTGTCGGTTTTGTGACCCTCATCATATTCAAGAGGGAGCTGCACACGGTGAGTGAGTCTGTCTGCCGCCCCCCGGCCACGCTGCTCCCCAGCGCTCCCACCCCAGGGAGGAGGGGCCACCCCAGTCCATCCCAGGGGCTTTACATTCCCTCCCATGCCTCCACCCTTCTTGAGGTGTGTGGAGCCTCCTGGCTGGTTCCAGGTGGTTCACTAGTTGGGCTGGGAGATTTAGTTAGAGGCCACGGTCTTTGGGCTGGGTGGTGACCAGAAGACATACAGCGGCCCAGCTGACCACACATCTCCCTGGCAGATCTCGTTCCTCGGGGGCCTGGCACTGAACGAGGGGGTCAACTGGCTGATCAAACACGTCATCCAGGAGCCACGGCCCTGTGGAGGTAGGGCCCAGGCCGTGGCCATCTGGGGGGGTCCCCCAGGTGGGGGCATTGCTGGGAGGCCTGCATCTTCCCATCatgctctgctctctctctcctagGCCCCCACATGGGAGTGGGCACCAAATACGGGATGCCCTCCAGCCATTCCCAGTTTATGTGGTTCTTCTCCGtctattccttccttttcctgtATTTAAGGTGAGCTTCTGCCCTAGCTAGGGTGTCCCTGAACTGGCCCAGGCTGGGCTCTGCCAGGGACTCACTGCTAGCCCTTTGGATGCCCCTTGGAGCCTGGCctctcctgggggtgggaggagctgtAGCCAAGGCAGAAGATGCCTAGGGAGCATGTGGATGGggccagggctgctgggaggcCTTGGCTCTAGGCTGTGGGCTGAGGCCATCTGACAGGCTTGTTTTCCCAGAATGCACCAAACGAACAACGCCAGATTCCTGGACTTGATCTGGAGGCACGTGCTCTCCCTGGGGCTCCTCACCA
This portion of the Vicugna pacos chromosome 4, VicPac4, whole genome shotgun sequence genome encodes:
- the DOLPP1 gene encoding dolichyldiphosphatase 1 — translated: MAADGQCSLPASWRPVTLTHVEYPAGDLSGHLLAYLSLSPIFIIVGFVTLIIFKRELHTISFLGGLALNEGVNWLIKHVIQEPRPCGGPHMGVGTKYGMPSSHSQFMWFFSVYSFLFLYLRMHQTNNARFLDLIWRHVLSLGLLTMAFLVSYSRVYLLYHTWSQVLYGGIAGGLMAIAWFVFTQEVLTPLFPRIAAWPVSEFFLIRDTSLIPNVLWFEYTVTRAEARNRQRKLGTKLQ